From Verrucomicrobia bacterium S94, the proteins below share one genomic window:
- a CDS encoding nucleoside triphosphate pyrophosphohydrolase, translating to MAKAGDSLERLLEVMRKLRAPDGCPWDREQTHESIKGDLIEEAYEVLDAIESGDASMLEEELGDLLLQVVFHSQIAVEEGEFEFHQVADGISEKLIRRHPHVFGEVTVSDSGEVLENWDAIKKQEKKDANKKVSIVSGIPKHLPALQKAHQVQKRAARAGFDWDKLDDVFAKLHEEIDELKEAIRLENETGIREELGDLLFSVVNVSRHLGHNPEELLRHNIDKFVARFQYVEDRVHEAGREFRDFSLKQLDGFWDEAKLKKI from the coding sequence ATGGCTAAAGCGGGCGATTCGCTGGAACGATTACTTGAGGTGATGCGGAAGCTGCGGGCGCCGGACGGGTGTCCGTGGGATCGGGAACAGACGCATGAATCGATCAAAGGCGATCTGATTGAAGAGGCGTATGAAGTGCTTGACGCCATTGAGAGCGGTGATGCCTCCATGCTCGAAGAAGAGCTGGGCGACCTGTTGCTGCAGGTGGTATTTCATTCGCAGATTGCTGTGGAGGAAGGTGAGTTTGAGTTTCATCAGGTAGCGGACGGGATTTCTGAAAAACTGATCCGTCGACATCCGCATGTTTTCGGTGAGGTGACGGTGTCGGATTCCGGGGAAGTGCTTGAAAACTGGGATGCTATCAAAAAGCAGGAAAAGAAAGATGCAAATAAAAAAGTGTCGATTGTTTCCGGTATCCCGAAGCATCTTCCGGCACTGCAGAAGGCACATCAGGTGCAGAAGCGCGCGGCGCGGGCGGGGTTCGACTGGGATAAGCTGGACGATGTTTTCGCCAAACTCCATGAAGAGATTGATGAACTGAAAGAGGCCATCCGTCTTGAGAATGAAACCGGTATTCGGGAGGAACTCGGTGATCTGCTTTTTTCGGTTGTGAATGTGAGCCGTCATCTGGGCCATAACCCGGAAGAGCTGCTGCGGCACAATATTGATAAGTTTGTTGCCCGTTTCCAGTATGTGGAAGATAGGGTTCATGAAGCGGGCAGGGAATTCAGGGATTTCAGTTTAAAACAACTGGATGGATTCTGGGATGAAGCGAAATTAAAGAAAATCTGA
- the carA gene encoding carbamoyl-phosphate synthase small subunit, which translates to MKKAIIALEDGTCFEGRAFAGSGEFYGELVFNTSMTGYQEILTDPSYHGQIITMTYPLIGNYGINDEDVESRAIFAQGLIVSECSRIYSNWRASKSLKEYLEENGKIGIDDVDTRAITLHIRDKGAMKCVVSTEDLDRTSLIEKAKKSEGLIGRDLASEVTIDSKYVWPEGGKPDAVYKVAVIDCGIKRNQLRILDDLGCECTVYPNNCDAEEILSAKPDGIFVSNGPGDPAGAPETTELVGRLIESRVPMFGICFGHQMLGRALGADTFKLKFGHRGGNQPIQDLRTTKVEIASHNHGFCIDADTVNPEVAEITHLNLNDNTVAGLKHKQQPLFCVQYHPEAAPGPHDPFYLFEEFIELMKENK; encoded by the coding sequence ATGAAAAAAGCGATTATTGCACTTGAGGACGGAACGTGCTTTGAAGGCCGTGCCTTTGCCGGCTCCGGCGAATTTTACGGCGAGCTGGTCTTCAACACCTCCATGACCGGCTACCAGGAAATCCTGACCGATCCCTCCTATCACGGACAGATTATCACCATGACCTACCCGCTGATCGGTAACTACGGCATCAACGATGAAGACGTGGAGTCCCGGGCCATTTTTGCGCAGGGCCTTATCGTCAGTGAATGCTCACGGATTTATTCCAACTGGCGCGCTTCCAAATCCCTCAAGGAATATCTCGAGGAAAACGGAAAAATCGGTATCGATGATGTCGATACCCGCGCCATTACTCTGCACATCCGCGATAAAGGGGCTATGAAGTGCGTCGTTTCCACCGAGGATCTCGATAGAACCAGTCTCATTGAAAAAGCGAAAAAATCCGAAGGTCTGATCGGCCGCGACCTTGCCTCCGAAGTTACCATCGATTCAAAATATGTCTGGCCCGAAGGCGGGAAACCCGATGCCGTTTATAAAGTGGCCGTTATCGACTGCGGCATCAAACGTAACCAGCTGCGCATCCTTGACGACCTCGGTTGCGAATGCACCGTCTATCCGAACAACTGCGATGCCGAAGAAATTCTTTCCGCTAAACCGGACGGCATCTTTGTTTCCAACGGCCCCGGCGATCCTGCCGGCGCACCGGAAACCACCGAACTGGTCGGCAGACTGATCGAATCCAGAGTTCCGATGTTCGGAATCTGCTTCGGCCACCAGATGCTCGGCCGGGCGCTCGGTGCCGATACCTTTAAACTTAAATTCGGCCACCGCGGCGGAAACCAGCCGATTCAGGATCTGCGCACCACCAAAGTGGAAATCGCCTCCCACAACCACGGCTTCTGCATCGATGCCGATACCGTCAATCCAGAGGTCGCCGAAATCACCCACCTCAATCTGAACGATAACACTGTGGCCGGTCTGAAACATAAGCAGCAGCCGCTCTTCTGTGTACAGTATCACCCGGAAGCTGCTCCCGGCCCGCACGACCCGTTCTACCTCTTCGAGGAATTCATCGAATTAATGAAGGAAAATAAATAA